The Daphnia pulex isolate KAP4 chromosome 3, ASM2113471v1 genome includes a region encoding these proteins:
- the LOC124190555 gene encoding phosphatidylinositol 4-phosphate 5-kinase type-1 gamma-like isoform X1 produces the protein MSTSSSVVQLGAVSSMSGPHSILEIGERKENKHTPSEHDTSIQQEGSSLMENNHIKESASSSTPVNKPNQSSDPNDCVPEDDELGSEDVAAGISNKDKRPPPLEMAQDPSLAAGDGPKTPLSPRARSAGTLKTDREKKLGHRRVGEGGEVTYKKIHTSQIMGSIQLGISHAVGGLASKPERDLLMQDFMTIETTNFYSQGSQLTPAHHYSDFRFKSFAPIAFRYFRDLFGIQPDDFLLSLCNEPLRELTNPGASGSIFYLSADDEFIIKTVQHKEGEFLMKLLLGYYMNLNQNPRTLLPKFFGLYCYICNSKNVRMVVMNNLLPSSIKLHEKYDLKGSTYKRKASKSERSKTVPTYKDLDFLELHPDGIMLEADTYTALIKTIQRDCRVLESFKIMDYSLLVAIHNLDLAAKEEAERRRNNSIGEEDSGEENGAVAGTSSGATAHPPPLVRSRSINRQKLVAHSTALESIQAESEPIDEEDDVPPGGIPARNAKGERLLVFLGIIDILQSYRLKKKLEHTLKAMIHDGDTVSVHRPGFYSQRFQNFMAKQVFRKVPSPLKHSPSKKKLTARTRATSVTDSAAPANYDQLAISQESASDTGSALPHPTGANSLSGPAPAVTFNNSVGGSGGSSAAGNSVGGGAGAGGSSSTPVNLPAVLKDRVPSNLRLGSGAGAGSRGPPPPVPPRSPKRVNIAVPTSQGGVSAGPTKVSFRPRASNEDGESRSLPSSSSSSSTPPPAFEEVLRSGPAERSRDQPSIVQGRTGSKSVSAPAKRSTETTVTRTWNSHAEAIRNPQGERSGKEIETSVISHTQELVCLTSHHVFSMSEVQLEVRSNSKASSLGSGEILRMASGVISGGHTPTPTWTEGTPSFTESSSSGELGFSGSPKMNQASSSSVRSRARVVHEETSSEFHQDHEMVSSARIP, from the exons ATGAGCACAAGTTCATCCGTCGTACAACTGGGTGCCGTTTCGTCCATGTCAGGCCCACATTCAATCTTGGAGAttggtgaaagaaaagaaaataaacacacacctTCAGAACATGATACATCAATACAGCAAGAAGGCTCTTCTCTCATGGAGAACAATCATATCAAGGAATCTGCCAGCAGTTCAACTCCTGTGAACAAGCCTAATCAATCATCTGATCCAAACGATTGTGTTCCTGAGGATGATGAACTCGGTTCTGAAGATGTTGCTGCAGGCATTAGTAATAAGGATAAGAGACCACCTCCTCTTGAG ATGGCCCAAGATCCTAGCCTCGCAGCAGGGGATGGTCCTAAAACTCCCCTATCTCCACGAGCTAGATCTGCTGGTACATTAAAAACAGAtcgagaaaagaaacttggcCATCGGAGAGTAGGAGAGGGTGGTGAAGTCACCTACAAAAAA atACACACTTCACAAATTATGGGCTCCATCCAATTGGGTATCAGTCATGCAGTTGGAGGCCTGGCATCGAAACCTGAAAGAGATCTCTTGATGCAAGATTTCATGACCATTGAAACAACAAACTTTTATTCCCAAGGATCACAACTGACTCCAGCACATCATTACTCAGATTTTCGTTTCAAGTCATTCGCTCCCATCGCCTTCCGATATTTTCGTGATCTCTTCGGTATTCAGCCCGATGACTTTCTG ttatcGCTCTGTAACGAGCCGTTAAGAGAATTGACTAATCCGGGAGCTAGTGGATCTATTTTCTATCTGTCCGCCGACGATGAGTTTATCATAAAAACTGTACAACATAAAGAAGGAGAATTTCTTATGAAACTTCTACTTGGTTACTACATG aacCTCAATCAGAATCCTCGGACGCTACTGCCAAAATTTTTCGGTTTATATTGCTACATATGTAACTCGAAAAACGTGCGGATGGTAGTAATGAACAATTTACTACCGTCTTCTATTAAACTACATGAAAAATACGATCTCAAGGGTTCTACCTACAAGAGAAAA GCCTCGAAATCGGAAAGAAGTAAAACAGTTCCAACTTATAAGGATTTGGATTTTCTGGAATTGCATCCCGACGGAATTATGTTAGAAGCAGATACATACACCGCACTGATTAAGACCATTCAACGAGACTGTCGTGTTCTGGAAAGCTTTAAAATTATGGACTACAGTCTTTTGGTTGCAATTCACAATCTGGATCTGGCGGCTAAAGAAGAAGCCGAGCGCCGTCGCAACAATTCAATTGGCGAGGAAGATAGTGGAGAAGAGAATGGAGCTGTGGCTGGGACATCCTCTGGAGCGACGGCTCATCCACCACCTCTAGTTCGTAGCCGTTCCATCAATCGTCAAAAATTGGTGGCTCATTCCACTGCTTTAGAAAGTATCCAGGCAGAAAGTGAACCCATTGATGAGGAAGATGATGTTCC acccGGAGGCATCCCAGCTCGTAACGCCAAAGGTGAAAGGCTTCTCGTATTTCTAGGTATTATCGATATTTTGCAGAGCTATCGACTGAAGAAAAAGCTTGAACATACACTCAAGGCTATGATTCATGACGGG GACACAGTTTCAGTTCACCGTCCTGGCTTTTATTCGCAGCGTTTTCAAAACTTCATGGCCAAACAGGTCTTCAGAAAGGTGCCCTCGC CTTTGAAACACTCACCTTCTAAGAAGAAACTGACAGCTCGGACACGAGCAACCTCCGTCACGGATAGTGCAGCTCCGGCGAATTACGACCAGCTCGCCATCAGCCAGGAATCAG CGTCGGATACTGGTTCAGCTTTGCCACATCCGACAGGAGCGAATTCATTGTCAGGACCAGCACCTGCAGTTACGTTCAACAATTCAGTGGGCGGATCCGGTGGTTCCAGCGCTGCCGGAAATAGTGTCGGGGGTGGCGCTGGCGCTGGCGGAAGTTCCAGTACGCCCGTCAATTTGCCAGCTGTCCTTAAAGATCGTGTGCCAAGCAACTTGAGGTTGGGTTCGGGGGCCGGAGCAGGCTCCAGGGGTCCACCTCCACCTGTTCCTCCGCGTTCGCCTAAGCGAGTTAACATTGCCGTGCCAACGTCTCAAGGAGGTGTGTCGGCTGGTCCGACTAAag TGTCTTTTCGACCACGAGCCAGCAACGAAGATGGAGAATCTCGAAGCCtcccttcatcttcttcttcgtcatcgaCTCCCCCTCCCGCCTTTGAGGAAGTTCTTCGTTCCGGGCCGGCGGAAAGATCCCGAGATCAGCCATCCATCGTTCAGGGACGAACCGGCAGCAAATCTGTTAGTGCTCCAGCGAAGAGGAGCACCGAGACAACTGTAACTAGAACTTGGAATTCCCACGCCGAAGCCATCAG GAATCCGCAAGGTGAACGTTccggaaaagaaatcgaaactTCAGTTATCAGTCATACCCAAGAGCTTGTTTGTTTGACAAGTCATCATGTCTTCAG CATGTCGGAAGTCCAGCTGGAGGTACGGTCGAATAGCAAAGCGTCATCGCTGGGAAGCGGGGAAATACTACGAATGGCCAGCGGTGTCATTTCCGGAGGCCACACACCAACTCCGACATGGACCGAAGGAACGCCTTCGTTCACTGAATCGTCTTCCTCGGGTGAACTAG GGTTTTCAGGATCGCCGAAAATGAACCAAGCGTCTAGCAGCTCTGTCCGCTCCCGCGCGAGAGTCGTCCACGAAGAAACATCCTCCGAGTTTCATCAGGATCATGAAATGGTGAGTTCCGCTCGCATTCCGTGA
- the LOC124190555 gene encoding phosphatidylinositol 4-phosphate 5-kinase type-1 alpha-like isoform X13, with product MSTSSSVVQLGAVSSMSGPHSILEIGERKENKHTPSEHDTSIQQEGSSLMENNHIKESASSSTPVNKPNQSSDPNDCVPEDDELGSEDVAAGISNKDKRPPPLEMAQDPSLAAGDGPKTPLSPRARSAGTLKTDREKKLGHRRVGEGGEVTYKKIHTSQIMGSIQLGISHAVGGLASKPERDLLMQDFMTIETTNFYSQGSQLTPAHHYSDFRFKSFAPIAFRYFRDLFGIQPDDFLLSLCNEPLRELTNPGASGSIFYLSADDEFIIKTVQHKEGEFLMKLLLGYYMNLNQNPRTLLPKFFGLYCYICNSKNVRMVVMNNLLPSSIKLHEKYDLKGSTYKRKASKSERSKTVPTYKDLDFLELHPDGIMLEADTYTALIKTIQRDCRVLESFKIMDYSLLVAIHNLDLAAKEEAERRRNNSIGEEDSGEENGAVAGTSSGATAHPPPLVRSRSINRQKLVAHSTALESIQAESEPIDEEDDVPPGGIPARNAKGERLLVFLGIIDILQSYRLKKKLEHTLKAMIHDGDTVSVHRPGFYSQRFQNFMAKQVFRKVPSLSFRPRASNEDGESRSLPSSSSSSSTPPPAFEEVLRSGPAERSRDQPSIVQGRTGSKSVSAPAKRSTETTVTRTWNSHAEAIRNPQGERSGKEIETSVISHTQELVCLTSHHVFSMSEVQLEVRSNSKASSLGSGEILRMASGVISGGHTPTPTWTEGTPSFTESSSSGELGFSGSPKMNQASSSSVRSRARVVHEETSSEFHQDHEMVSSARIP from the exons ATGAGCACAAGTTCATCCGTCGTACAACTGGGTGCCGTTTCGTCCATGTCAGGCCCACATTCAATCTTGGAGAttggtgaaagaaaagaaaataaacacacacctTCAGAACATGATACATCAATACAGCAAGAAGGCTCTTCTCTCATGGAGAACAATCATATCAAGGAATCTGCCAGCAGTTCAACTCCTGTGAACAAGCCTAATCAATCATCTGATCCAAACGATTGTGTTCCTGAGGATGATGAACTCGGTTCTGAAGATGTTGCTGCAGGCATTAGTAATAAGGATAAGAGACCACCTCCTCTTGAG ATGGCCCAAGATCCTAGCCTCGCAGCAGGGGATGGTCCTAAAACTCCCCTATCTCCACGAGCTAGATCTGCTGGTACATTAAAAACAGAtcgagaaaagaaacttggcCATCGGAGAGTAGGAGAGGGTGGTGAAGTCACCTACAAAAAA atACACACTTCACAAATTATGGGCTCCATCCAATTGGGTATCAGTCATGCAGTTGGAGGCCTGGCATCGAAACCTGAAAGAGATCTCTTGATGCAAGATTTCATGACCATTGAAACAACAAACTTTTATTCCCAAGGATCACAACTGACTCCAGCACATCATTACTCAGATTTTCGTTTCAAGTCATTCGCTCCCATCGCCTTCCGATATTTTCGTGATCTCTTCGGTATTCAGCCCGATGACTTTCTG ttatcGCTCTGTAACGAGCCGTTAAGAGAATTGACTAATCCGGGAGCTAGTGGATCTATTTTCTATCTGTCCGCCGACGATGAGTTTATCATAAAAACTGTACAACATAAAGAAGGAGAATTTCTTATGAAACTTCTACTTGGTTACTACATG aacCTCAATCAGAATCCTCGGACGCTACTGCCAAAATTTTTCGGTTTATATTGCTACATATGTAACTCGAAAAACGTGCGGATGGTAGTAATGAACAATTTACTACCGTCTTCTATTAAACTACATGAAAAATACGATCTCAAGGGTTCTACCTACAAGAGAAAA GCCTCGAAATCGGAAAGAAGTAAAACAGTTCCAACTTATAAGGATTTGGATTTTCTGGAATTGCATCCCGACGGAATTATGTTAGAAGCAGATACATACACCGCACTGATTAAGACCATTCAACGAGACTGTCGTGTTCTGGAAAGCTTTAAAATTATGGACTACAGTCTTTTGGTTGCAATTCACAATCTGGATCTGGCGGCTAAAGAAGAAGCCGAGCGCCGTCGCAACAATTCAATTGGCGAGGAAGATAGTGGAGAAGAGAATGGAGCTGTGGCTGGGACATCCTCTGGAGCGACGGCTCATCCACCACCTCTAGTTCGTAGCCGTTCCATCAATCGTCAAAAATTGGTGGCTCATTCCACTGCTTTAGAAAGTATCCAGGCAGAAAGTGAACCCATTGATGAGGAAGATGATGTTCC acccGGAGGCATCCCAGCTCGTAACGCCAAAGGTGAAAGGCTTCTCGTATTTCTAGGTATTATCGATATTTTGCAGAGCTATCGACTGAAGAAAAAGCTTGAACATACACTCAAGGCTATGATTCATGACGGG GACACAGTTTCAGTTCACCGTCCTGGCTTTTATTCGCAGCGTTTTCAAAACTTCATGGCCAAACAGGTCTTCAGAAAGGTGCCCTCGC TGTCTTTTCGACCACGAGCCAGCAACGAAGATGGAGAATCTCGAAGCCtcccttcatcttcttcttcgtcatcgaCTCCCCCTCCCGCCTTTGAGGAAGTTCTTCGTTCCGGGCCGGCGGAAAGATCCCGAGATCAGCCATCCATCGTTCAGGGACGAACCGGCAGCAAATCTGTTAGTGCTCCAGCGAAGAGGAGCACCGAGACAACTGTAACTAGAACTTGGAATTCCCACGCCGAAGCCATCAG GAATCCGCAAGGTGAACGTTccggaaaagaaatcgaaactTCAGTTATCAGTCATACCCAAGAGCTTGTTTGTTTGACAAGTCATCATGTCTTCAG CATGTCGGAAGTCCAGCTGGAGGTACGGTCGAATAGCAAAGCGTCATCGCTGGGAAGCGGGGAAATACTACGAATGGCCAGCGGTGTCATTTCCGGAGGCCACACACCAACTCCGACATGGACCGAAGGAACGCCTTCGTTCACTGAATCGTCTTCCTCGGGTGAACTAG GGTTTTCAGGATCGCCGAAAATGAACCAAGCGTCTAGCAGCTCTGTCCGCTCCCGCGCGAGAGTCGTCCACGAAGAAACATCCTCCGAGTTTCATCAGGATCATGAAATGGTGAGTTCCGCTCGCATTCCGTGA
- the LOC124190555 gene encoding phosphatidylinositol 4-phosphate 5-kinase type-1 gamma-like isoform X3: MSTSSSVVQLGAVSSMSGPHSILEIGERKENKHTPSEHDTSIQQEGSSLMENNHIKESASSSTPVNKPNQSSDPNDCVPEDDELGSEDVAAGISNKDKRPPPLEMAQDPSLAAGDGPKTPLSPRARSAGTLKTDREKKLGHRRVGEGGEVTYKKIHTSQIMGSIQLGISHAVGGLASKPERDLLMQDFMTIETTNFYSQGSQLTPAHHYSDFRFKSFAPIAFRYFRDLFGIQPDDFLLSLCNEPLRELTNPGASGSIFYLSADDEFIIKTVQHKEGEFLMKLLLGYYMNLNQNPRTLLPKFFGLYCYICNSKNVRMVVMNNLLPSSIKLHEKYDLKGSTYKRKASKSERSKTVPTYKDLDFLELHPDGIMLEADTYTALIKTIQRDCRVLESFKIMDYSLLVAIHNLDLAAKEEAERRRNNSIGEEDSGEENGAVAGTSSGATAHPPPLVRSRSINRQKLVAHSTALESIQAESEPIDEEDDVPPGGIPARNAKGERLLVFLGIIDILQSYRLKKKLEHTLKAMIHDGDTVSVHRPGFYSQRFQNFMAKQVFRKVPSPLKHSPSKKKLTARTRATSVTDSAAPANYDQLAISQESASDTGSALPHPTGANSLSGPAPAVTFNNSVGGSGGSSAAGNSVGGGAGAGGSSSTPVNLPAVLKDRVPSNLRLGSGAGAGSRGPPPPVPPRSPKRVNIAVPTSQGGVSAGPTKVSFRPRASNEDGESRSLPSSSSSSSTPPPAFEEVLRSGPAERSRDQPSIVQGRTGSKSVSAPAKRSTETTVTRTWNSHAEAISSMSEVQLEVRSNSKASSLGSGEILRMASGVISGGHTPTPTWTEGTPSFTESSSSGELGFSGSPKMNQASSSSVRSRARVVHEETSSEFHQDHEMVSSARIP, from the exons ATGAGCACAAGTTCATCCGTCGTACAACTGGGTGCCGTTTCGTCCATGTCAGGCCCACATTCAATCTTGGAGAttggtgaaagaaaagaaaataaacacacacctTCAGAACATGATACATCAATACAGCAAGAAGGCTCTTCTCTCATGGAGAACAATCATATCAAGGAATCTGCCAGCAGTTCAACTCCTGTGAACAAGCCTAATCAATCATCTGATCCAAACGATTGTGTTCCTGAGGATGATGAACTCGGTTCTGAAGATGTTGCTGCAGGCATTAGTAATAAGGATAAGAGACCACCTCCTCTTGAG ATGGCCCAAGATCCTAGCCTCGCAGCAGGGGATGGTCCTAAAACTCCCCTATCTCCACGAGCTAGATCTGCTGGTACATTAAAAACAGAtcgagaaaagaaacttggcCATCGGAGAGTAGGAGAGGGTGGTGAAGTCACCTACAAAAAA atACACACTTCACAAATTATGGGCTCCATCCAATTGGGTATCAGTCATGCAGTTGGAGGCCTGGCATCGAAACCTGAAAGAGATCTCTTGATGCAAGATTTCATGACCATTGAAACAACAAACTTTTATTCCCAAGGATCACAACTGACTCCAGCACATCATTACTCAGATTTTCGTTTCAAGTCATTCGCTCCCATCGCCTTCCGATATTTTCGTGATCTCTTCGGTATTCAGCCCGATGACTTTCTG ttatcGCTCTGTAACGAGCCGTTAAGAGAATTGACTAATCCGGGAGCTAGTGGATCTATTTTCTATCTGTCCGCCGACGATGAGTTTATCATAAAAACTGTACAACATAAAGAAGGAGAATTTCTTATGAAACTTCTACTTGGTTACTACATG aacCTCAATCAGAATCCTCGGACGCTACTGCCAAAATTTTTCGGTTTATATTGCTACATATGTAACTCGAAAAACGTGCGGATGGTAGTAATGAACAATTTACTACCGTCTTCTATTAAACTACATGAAAAATACGATCTCAAGGGTTCTACCTACAAGAGAAAA GCCTCGAAATCGGAAAGAAGTAAAACAGTTCCAACTTATAAGGATTTGGATTTTCTGGAATTGCATCCCGACGGAATTATGTTAGAAGCAGATACATACACCGCACTGATTAAGACCATTCAACGAGACTGTCGTGTTCTGGAAAGCTTTAAAATTATGGACTACAGTCTTTTGGTTGCAATTCACAATCTGGATCTGGCGGCTAAAGAAGAAGCCGAGCGCCGTCGCAACAATTCAATTGGCGAGGAAGATAGTGGAGAAGAGAATGGAGCTGTGGCTGGGACATCCTCTGGAGCGACGGCTCATCCACCACCTCTAGTTCGTAGCCGTTCCATCAATCGTCAAAAATTGGTGGCTCATTCCACTGCTTTAGAAAGTATCCAGGCAGAAAGTGAACCCATTGATGAGGAAGATGATGTTCC acccGGAGGCATCCCAGCTCGTAACGCCAAAGGTGAAAGGCTTCTCGTATTTCTAGGTATTATCGATATTTTGCAGAGCTATCGACTGAAGAAAAAGCTTGAACATACACTCAAGGCTATGATTCATGACGGG GACACAGTTTCAGTTCACCGTCCTGGCTTTTATTCGCAGCGTTTTCAAAACTTCATGGCCAAACAGGTCTTCAGAAAGGTGCCCTCGC CTTTGAAACACTCACCTTCTAAGAAGAAACTGACAGCTCGGACACGAGCAACCTCCGTCACGGATAGTGCAGCTCCGGCGAATTACGACCAGCTCGCCATCAGCCAGGAATCAG CGTCGGATACTGGTTCAGCTTTGCCACATCCGACAGGAGCGAATTCATTGTCAGGACCAGCACCTGCAGTTACGTTCAACAATTCAGTGGGCGGATCCGGTGGTTCCAGCGCTGCCGGAAATAGTGTCGGGGGTGGCGCTGGCGCTGGCGGAAGTTCCAGTACGCCCGTCAATTTGCCAGCTGTCCTTAAAGATCGTGTGCCAAGCAACTTGAGGTTGGGTTCGGGGGCCGGAGCAGGCTCCAGGGGTCCACCTCCACCTGTTCCTCCGCGTTCGCCTAAGCGAGTTAACATTGCCGTGCCAACGTCTCAAGGAGGTGTGTCGGCTGGTCCGACTAAag TGTCTTTTCGACCACGAGCCAGCAACGAAGATGGAGAATCTCGAAGCCtcccttcatcttcttcttcgtcatcgaCTCCCCCTCCCGCCTTTGAGGAAGTTCTTCGTTCCGGGCCGGCGGAAAGATCCCGAGATCAGCCATCCATCGTTCAGGGACGAACCGGCAGCAAATCTGTTAGTGCTCCAGCGAAGAGGAGCACCGAGACAACTGTAACTAGAACTTGGAATTCCCACGCCGAAGCCATCAG CAGCATGTCGGAAGTCCAGCTGGAGGTACGGTCGAATAGCAAAGCGTCATCGCTGGGAAGCGGGGAAATACTACGAATGGCCAGCGGTGTCATTTCCGGAGGCCACACACCAACTCCGACATGGACCGAAGGAACGCCTTCGTTCACTGAATCGTCTTCCTCGGGTGAACTAG GGTTTTCAGGATCGCCGAAAATGAACCAAGCGTCTAGCAGCTCTGTCCGCTCCCGCGCGAGAGTCGTCCACGAAGAAACATCCTCCGAGTTTCATCAGGATCATGAAATGGTGAGTTCCGCTCGCATTCCGTGA
- the LOC124190555 gene encoding phosphatidylinositol 4-phosphate 5-kinase type-1 alpha-like isoform X9: MSTSSSVVQLGAVSSMSGPHSILEIGERKENKHTPSEHDTSIQQEGSSLMENNHIKESASSSTPVNKPNQSSDPNDCVPEDDELGSEDVAAGISNKDKRPPPLEMAQDPSLAAGDGPKTPLSPRARSAGTLKTDREKKLGHRRVGEGGEVTYKKIHTSQIMGSIQLGISHAVGGLASKPERDLLMQDFMTIETTNFYSQGSQLTPAHHYSDFRFKSFAPIAFRYFRDLFGIQPDDFLLSLCNEPLRELTNPGASGSIFYLSADDEFIIKTVQHKEGEFLMKLLLGYYMNLNQNPRTLLPKFFGLYCYICNSKNVRMVVMNNLLPSSIKLHEKYDLKGSTYKRKASKSERSKTVPTYKDLDFLELHPDGIMLEADTYTALIKTIQRDCRVLESFKIMDYSLLVAIHNLDLAAKEEAERRRNNSIGEEDSGEENGAVAGTSSGATAHPPPLVRSRSINRQKLVAHSTALESIQAESEPIDEEDDVPPGGIPARNAKGERLLVFLGIIDILQSYRLKKKLEHTLKAMIHDGDTVSVHRPGFYSQRFQNFMAKQVFRKVPSPLKHSPSKKKLTARTRATSVTDSAAPANYDQLAISQESVSFRPRASNEDGESRSLPSSSSSSSTPPPAFEEVLRSGPAERSRDQPSIVQGRTGSKSVSAPAKRSTETTVTRTWNSHAEAISSMSEVQLEVRSNSKASSLGSGEILRMASGVISGGHTPTPTWTEGTPSFTESSSSGELGFSGSPKMNQASSSSVRSRARVVHEETSSEFHQDHEMVSSARIP; encoded by the exons ATGAGCACAAGTTCATCCGTCGTACAACTGGGTGCCGTTTCGTCCATGTCAGGCCCACATTCAATCTTGGAGAttggtgaaagaaaagaaaataaacacacacctTCAGAACATGATACATCAATACAGCAAGAAGGCTCTTCTCTCATGGAGAACAATCATATCAAGGAATCTGCCAGCAGTTCAACTCCTGTGAACAAGCCTAATCAATCATCTGATCCAAACGATTGTGTTCCTGAGGATGATGAACTCGGTTCTGAAGATGTTGCTGCAGGCATTAGTAATAAGGATAAGAGACCACCTCCTCTTGAG ATGGCCCAAGATCCTAGCCTCGCAGCAGGGGATGGTCCTAAAACTCCCCTATCTCCACGAGCTAGATCTGCTGGTACATTAAAAACAGAtcgagaaaagaaacttggcCATCGGAGAGTAGGAGAGGGTGGTGAAGTCACCTACAAAAAA atACACACTTCACAAATTATGGGCTCCATCCAATTGGGTATCAGTCATGCAGTTGGAGGCCTGGCATCGAAACCTGAAAGAGATCTCTTGATGCAAGATTTCATGACCATTGAAACAACAAACTTTTATTCCCAAGGATCACAACTGACTCCAGCACATCATTACTCAGATTTTCGTTTCAAGTCATTCGCTCCCATCGCCTTCCGATATTTTCGTGATCTCTTCGGTATTCAGCCCGATGACTTTCTG ttatcGCTCTGTAACGAGCCGTTAAGAGAATTGACTAATCCGGGAGCTAGTGGATCTATTTTCTATCTGTCCGCCGACGATGAGTTTATCATAAAAACTGTACAACATAAAGAAGGAGAATTTCTTATGAAACTTCTACTTGGTTACTACATG aacCTCAATCAGAATCCTCGGACGCTACTGCCAAAATTTTTCGGTTTATATTGCTACATATGTAACTCGAAAAACGTGCGGATGGTAGTAATGAACAATTTACTACCGTCTTCTATTAAACTACATGAAAAATACGATCTCAAGGGTTCTACCTACAAGAGAAAA GCCTCGAAATCGGAAAGAAGTAAAACAGTTCCAACTTATAAGGATTTGGATTTTCTGGAATTGCATCCCGACGGAATTATGTTAGAAGCAGATACATACACCGCACTGATTAAGACCATTCAACGAGACTGTCGTGTTCTGGAAAGCTTTAAAATTATGGACTACAGTCTTTTGGTTGCAATTCACAATCTGGATCTGGCGGCTAAAGAAGAAGCCGAGCGCCGTCGCAACAATTCAATTGGCGAGGAAGATAGTGGAGAAGAGAATGGAGCTGTGGCTGGGACATCCTCTGGAGCGACGGCTCATCCACCACCTCTAGTTCGTAGCCGTTCCATCAATCGTCAAAAATTGGTGGCTCATTCCACTGCTTTAGAAAGTATCCAGGCAGAAAGTGAACCCATTGATGAGGAAGATGATGTTCC acccGGAGGCATCCCAGCTCGTAACGCCAAAGGTGAAAGGCTTCTCGTATTTCTAGGTATTATCGATATTTTGCAGAGCTATCGACTGAAGAAAAAGCTTGAACATACACTCAAGGCTATGATTCATGACGGG GACACAGTTTCAGTTCACCGTCCTGGCTTTTATTCGCAGCGTTTTCAAAACTTCATGGCCAAACAGGTCTTCAGAAAGGTGCCCTCGC CTTTGAAACACTCACCTTCTAAGAAGAAACTGACAGCTCGGACACGAGCAACCTCCGTCACGGATAGTGCAGCTCCGGCGAATTACGACCAGCTCGCCATCAGCCAGGAATCAG TGTCTTTTCGACCACGAGCCAGCAACGAAGATGGAGAATCTCGAAGCCtcccttcatcttcttcttcgtcatcgaCTCCCCCTCCCGCCTTTGAGGAAGTTCTTCGTTCCGGGCCGGCGGAAAGATCCCGAGATCAGCCATCCATCGTTCAGGGACGAACCGGCAGCAAATCTGTTAGTGCTCCAGCGAAGAGGAGCACCGAGACAACTGTAACTAGAACTTGGAATTCCCACGCCGAAGCCATCAG CAGCATGTCGGAAGTCCAGCTGGAGGTACGGTCGAATAGCAAAGCGTCATCGCTGGGAAGCGGGGAAATACTACGAATGGCCAGCGGTGTCATTTCCGGAGGCCACACACCAACTCCGACATGGACCGAAGGAACGCCTTCGTTCACTGAATCGTCTTCCTCGGGTGAACTAG GGTTTTCAGGATCGCCGAAAATGAACCAAGCGTCTAGCAGCTCTGTCCGCTCCCGCGCGAGAGTCGTCCACGAAGAAACATCCTCCGAGTTTCATCAGGATCATGAAATGGTGAGTTCCGCTCGCATTCCGTGA